One genomic segment of Gottschalkia acidurici 9a includes these proteins:
- a CDS encoding spore coat protein, which yields MSMQEKDILIDALSTTKSSLGIYNMAIMETSNMQLRNTLQQLRDGAEQFQYQLYQIAEQKGYYQAPQAASQQELQQAKTSLLQG from the coding sequence ATGAGTATGCAAGAAAAAGACATCTTAATAGATGCATTATCGACTACAAAATCTAGTTTAGGAATATACAATATGGCTATAATGGAAACATCAAATATGCAACTTAGAAATACATTACAACAATTAAGAGATGGAGCAGAACAGTTCCAATATCAACTATATCAAATAGCTGAACAAAAAGGATATTATCAAGCTCCACAAGCAGCTAGTCAGCAAGAGTTACAACAAGCTAAAACTAGCTTATTACAAGGATAA
- the pyrB gene encoding aspartate carbamoyltransferase, with the protein MIKGRHLIEPMDFTIEELEEIFEVADDIIKNPEKYTDICKGKILATLFYEPSTRTRLSFESAMLRLGGNIIGFSDANSSSVSKGESIADTIRTVSCYADIAAIRHPKEGAPKVASFYSNIPVINAGDGGHQHPTQTLTDLLTIRTIKGSCNNLTIGLCGDLRFGRTVHSLIKAMSRYENIKFILISPNELKIPEYIKSEVLRKNNIEFEEVESLEDSINKLDILYMTRVQKERFFNEEDYVRLKDSYILDSEKMAKAKDDMIVLHPLPRVNEISYEIDNDPRAYYFKQAKLGMYVRMALMVKLLGVC; encoded by the coding sequence ATGATAAAAGGAAGACATCTTATAGAACCTATGGATTTTACAATAGAAGAACTAGAAGAAATATTTGAAGTTGCAGATGATATCATAAAGAACCCAGAAAAATATACTGATATTTGTAAGGGAAAGATATTGGCAACTCTTTTTTATGAGCCTAGTACAAGGACGAGACTTAGTTTTGAATCAGCTATGTTAAGACTAGGAGGAAATATAATTGGGTTTTCAGATGCAAACTCAAGTTCAGTGTCTAAGGGAGAAAGTATAGCAGATACTATAAGAACAGTAAGTTGCTATGCAGATATAGCTGCTATAAGACATCCTAAAGAAGGAGCTCCAAAAGTAGCATCATTTTATTCAAACATACCTGTAATAAATGCTGGAGATGGTGGACATCAGCATCCTACACAAACACTTACAGACCTTCTAACTATAAGAACCATAAAAGGATCTTGCAATAACCTAACTATAGGACTTTGTGGTGACTTAAGATTTGGAAGAACTGTACATTCACTTATAAAAGCTATGTCTCGATATGAAAATATAAAGTTTATACTAATTTCACCAAATGAACTTAAAATACCAGAATATATAAAAAGCGAAGTGTTAAGAAAAAATAATATAGAATTTGAAGAAGTGGAAAGCTTAGAAGATAGCATAAACAAATTGGACATACTATACATGACTAGAGTTCAAAAAGAAAGATTTTTTAACGAAGAGGACTACGTAAGACTTAAGGATAGCTATATACTAGATAGTGAAAAAATGGCTAAGGCGAAGGATGACATGATAGTACTTCATCCATTACCGAGAGTTAATGAGATATCATACGAAATAGATAATGATCCTAGAGCATACTATTTCAAACAAGCGAAACTTGGTATGTATGTGAGAATGGCACTAATGGTAAAGTTACTGGGGGTGTGCTAA
- a CDS encoding aspartate carbamoyltransferase regulatory subunit, translating into MVSINSIKKGIVIDHIKAGYGIKIYNYLGLDKVDFTVALIKNAVSDKRDKKDIIKIENVMDMDFTVLGLIDPNLTINIIEDEVIKEKIKLKIPERVDDVIKCKNPRCITSVEKYITHTFFLVDEERGQYRCQYCDEIYTFPEL; encoded by the coding sequence TTGGTTTCTATAAATAGTATAAAGAAGGGTATAGTAATAGATCATATAAAAGCTGGATACGGTATAAAAATATATAATTATTTAGGACTGGATAAAGTAGATTTTACAGTAGCACTTATAAAGAATGCCGTTAGTGATAAAAGAGATAAAAAAGATATAATAAAAATTGAAAATGTTATGGATATGGATTTTACAGTATTAGGACTTATAGATCCTAATCTTACTATAAACATAATAGAAGACGAAGTCATAAAAGAAAAGATAAAATTGAAGATACCTGAAAGAGTAGATGATGTTATAAAGTGTAAGAATCCTAGATGTATAACTTCAGTTGAAAAATATATAACACATACTTTTTTCTTAGTAGACGAGGAAAGGGGACAATATAGATGTCAGTATTGCGATGAAATATATACTTTTCCAGAATTATAA
- a CDS encoding dihydroorotase, whose product MDLLIKNARIIDSSQDFKGDVYIKDGIIDKIGKDININCEVVDAKGLILMPSFIDLHVHFREPGYEYKEDIRTGSLSALRGGYTTVNLMGNTNPICSTKETVDYVLKTSEEVGLIDIHQTVSMTRDFDGEDISHLDNIPDYVKFISDDGKGVKNNKVMLDIMIKSKEKDLVNISHAEDEDITPFCTRLSENIITSRDIELAKYTGARLHMAHVSTIEAMKYIIEAKRSGANVTCEVAPHHIALTNEVEYRVNPPLREKEDVEFLIDCIKNNWVDMIATDHAPHSEEDKKNGAPGMVGLETAFSVCLTKLVKEGHIGLNKLSELMSKNPAKLMKVNKGEIKIGLDGDLVLVDIDKKIKVNPEEFASKGRNTVFKDMEFFGSVEKTIVKGKVLYSR is encoded by the coding sequence ATGGACTTACTTATAAAGAATGCTAGAATAATAGATTCATCTCAAGATTTTAAGGGTGATGTATATATAAAAGATGGAATTATAGATAAAATAGGTAAAGATATAAATATAAACTGTGAAGTAGTAGATGCTAAAGGGCTAATATTAATGCCCTCGTTTATAGACTTACATGTACACTTTAGGGAACCGGGATATGAATATAAAGAAGATATAAGAACTGGAAGTTTGTCAGCACTAAGAGGTGGATATACAACAGTTAATTTAATGGGAAACACAAATCCAATATGCAGTACAAAAGAAACAGTAGACTATGTATTAAAAACATCTGAAGAAGTAGGTCTTATAGACATACACCAAACAGTATCTATGACAAGAGATTTTGATGGAGAAGATATAAGTCATTTAGATAATATACCAGACTATGTAAAGTTCATATCAGATGATGGTAAGGGTGTTAAAAACAATAAAGTAATGCTAGATATAATGATAAAATCAAAAGAAAAAGATTTAGTGAATATATCACATGCAGAGGACGAAGACATAACACCATTCTGTACAAGATTATCAGAAAATATCATTACATCTAGAGACATAGAGCTAGCGAAGTATACAGGGGCAAGACTTCATATGGCTCATGTAAGTACAATAGAAGCTATGAAATATATAATAGAAGCTAAAAGAAGTGGTGCAAATGTAACCTGCGAAGTAGCCCCACATCATATAGCATTAACAAATGAAGTAGAATACAGAGTAAATCCACCACTAAGAGAAAAAGAGGATGTAGAATTTTTGATAGATTGTATAAAAAATAACTGGGTAGATATGATAGCAACAGATCATGCTCCACATTCAGAAGAAGACAAGAAAAATGGAGCACCAGGTATGGTTGGACTAGAAACTGCATTTTCAGTATGTCTTACTAAATTAGTAAAAGAGGGACATATAGGTTTAAATAAATTATCAGAATTAATGAGTAAAAACCCAGCTAAACTTATGAAAGTAAATAAAGGCGAGATAAAAATAGGGTTAGATGGAGATTTAGTTTTAGTAGATATAGATAAAAAAATAAAGGTAAATCCAGAAGAATTTGCATCAAAGGGTAGAAACACAGTATTTAAAGATATGGAGTTTTTCGGAAGTGTAGAAAAGACTATAGTAAAAGGGAAAGTGCTATATTCGAGATAA
- the pyrF gene encoding orotidine-5'-phosphate decarboxylase, with amino-acid sequence MIIDKLFEAVEKKGHVCVGLDTDISYIPEGLFKKFNSISDAIFEYNRKIIDATLDASSCFKVQIAYYEAYGLEGIIAYKKTLEYLRSKETIIIADIKRGDISKTAEMYAKGHFEGDFESDFITLSPYMGIDSIEPYLEYVKNNEKGLFPLIRTSNQGAKDIQYIKDENGERIFNVVGKKIQQLGDKYLGNCGYSSIGGVVGCTHREEAVEIRNTLDRMFFLIPGYGAQGGAAEDVKALLKDGNGGVVNSSRGILLAYKKHEDGAEKFDIYAREEAISMREAIRNVI; translated from the coding sequence ATGATTATAGATAAATTATTTGAAGCAGTAGAAAAGAAGGGACACGTATGTGTAGGGCTAGATACTGATATAAGTTATATACCAGAAGGTCTTTTTAAAAAATTCAACTCAATATCAGATGCGATATTTGAATATAACAGAAAAATAATAGATGCAACACTAGATGCATCATCTTGTTTCAAAGTTCAAATAGCATACTATGAAGCTTATGGACTAGAGGGAATAATAGCTTACAAAAAAACACTAGAATACTTAAGATCTAAAGAAACTATTATAATAGCGGATATAAAACGTGGAGACATATCTAAAACAGCAGAAATGTATGCTAAAGGGCACTTTGAAGGAGACTTTGAAAGTGACTTTATAACACTTAGTCCATACATGGGAATAGACAGTATAGAGCCATATTTAGAGTATGTAAAAAACAATGAAAAGGGGCTATTTCCCCTAATCAGAACATCAAATCAAGGTGCAAAAGATATACAGTATATAAAAGATGAGAACGGAGAAAGAATATTTAACGTGGTTGGAAAGAAGATTCAACAACTTGGGGACAAATATCTAGGAAACTGTGGATATAGTTCAATTGGTGGAGTAGTAGGATGTACTCATAGAGAAGAAGCTGTGGAAATAAGAAATACATTAGATAGAATGTTTTTCTTAATACCAGGATATGGAGCGCAAGGTGGAGCAGCAGAAGACGTAAAAGCACTTTTAAAAGATGGAAATGGTGGAGTAGTAAATTCATCTAGAGGGATACTATTAGCATATAAAAAGCATGAAGATGGAGCAGAAAAATTCGATATATATGCAAGAGAAGAAGCTATAAGCATGAGGGAGGCAATTAGAAATGTCATCTAA
- a CDS encoding dihydroorotate dehydrogenase electron transfer subunit has protein sequence MSSKYTKARVIENIEIAKNIFKMTIEGDYSKDKAGQFYMLRAWGIEPFLSRPISIHDANESGIEFLYEVRGEGTRIFSELENGDYIELLGPVGNGFYIENISGKVAIVTGGIGIAPMYMTAKKLKEKGVEVDFYAGFRDEVYSLDYVKDYVKEVSICTDSGCVGHKGLVIDVFDPKKYDVVLSCGPTPMMERVAKMCDEVGTLSYVSLESHMACGVGACLGCTCDTKEGKKEYVKKAQFS, from the coding sequence ATGTCATCTAAATATACAAAAGCAAGAGTTATAGAGAATATAGAAATAGCTAAAAATATATTTAAAATGACTATAGAAGGCGACTATTCAAAAGACAAAGCAGGACAATTTTATATGTTAAGAGCATGGGGAATAGAGCCCTTTCTTTCAAGACCAATAAGTATCCATGATGCAAATGAAAGCGGAATAGAGTTTCTTTATGAGGTTAGGGGTGAAGGAACTAGAATCTTTAGTGAACTTGAAAATGGAGACTATATAGAATTGCTAGGACCAGTTGGAAATGGATTTTATATTGAGAATATAAGTGGAAAAGTGGCAATAGTAACTGGTGGAATAGGGATAGCACCAATGTATATGACTGCTAAAAAACTTAAAGAAAAAGGTGTAGAAGTAGATTTTTATGCAGGATTTAGAGATGAAGTATATTCACTAGACTATGTAAAAGATTATGTAAAAGAAGTTAGCATTTGTACAGACTCAGGTTGTGTGGGACATAAAGGACTTGTAATAGATGTATTCGATCCTAAAAAATATGATGTAGTATTATCATGTGGACCAACACCTATGATGGAAAGAGTAGCGAAAATGTGTGATGAAGTAGGAACTTTAAGCTATGTTTCACTAGAGAGTCATATGGCTTGTGGAGTTGGAGCTTGTTTAGGTTGTACTTGTGATACTAAAGAAGGTAAAAAAGAGTATGTAAAGAAGGCCCAGTTTTCTTAG
- a CDS encoding dihydroorotate dehydrogenase gives MLKVNICGVELKNPVITASGTFGFGEEYNEYYDVSKLGGISTKGLTINPKAGNDGIRIHEVTGGLINSIGLQNPGIDEFINREYPKMKKLGTVTLANLGGGTIEDYLAGIEKLNKTDIELIELNISCPNVKSGGMAFGIQSNVAYDVVKKVKEVAEKPVIVKLSPNAEDIVDMAVKCVEGGADGLSLVNTFKAIAIDIRKRKPVFNNVFAGLSGPCIKPIALRMVYEVAGAVDVPIIGMGGIMNWQDAVEFIMAGADAIQVGSANFARPDVAIEIIDGIEKFMIEEGIKSLDEIKGIAR, from the coding sequence ATGCTTAAGGTAAATATCTGTGGAGTAGAACTTAAAAATCCTGTGATTACGGCTTCTGGGACTTTTGGATTTGGAGAGGAATATAACGAGTACTATGATGTATCTAAGCTTGGAGGGATATCTACAAAAGGTCTTACTATAAACCCTAAAGCAGGTAATGACGGAATTAGAATTCATGAAGTAACTGGAGGGCTTATAAACAGCATAGGACTTCAAAATCCAGGAATAGATGAATTTATAAACAGAGAATATCCTAAGATGAAAAAATTAGGGACAGTAACTCTAGCTAACTTAGGTGGAGGAACTATAGAAGATTATTTAGCAGGTATAGAAAAATTAAATAAAACAGATATAGAACTTATAGAGTTAAACATATCATGTCCAAACGTTAAATCAGGTGGTATGGCATTTGGTATACAGTCCAACGTAGCATATGATGTAGTTAAAAAAGTAAAAGAAGTAGCTGAAAAGCCAGTAATAGTAAAGCTTTCACCAAATGCAGAAGATATAGTAGATATGGCAGTAAAATGTGTAGAAGGTGGAGCAGATGGACTTTCACTAGTAAATACTTTTAAAGCTATAGCTATAGATATAAGAAAAAGAAAACCTGTATTTAACAATGTATTTGCAGGACTTTCAGGACCATGTATAAAGCCAATAGCACTAAGAATGGTTTATGAAGTAGCAGGAGCAGTGGATGTTCCTATAATAGGAATGGGTGGAATAATGAATTGGCAAGATGCTGTAGAGTTCATAATGGCAGGTGCTGATGCTATACAAGTAGGAAGTGCAAACTTTGCAAGACCAGATGTTGCAATAGAGATAATAGATGGAATAGAGAAGTTCATGATAGAAGAAGGAATAAAATCATTAGATGAAATTAAGGGAATAGCTAGATAA
- the pyrE gene encoding orotate phosphoribosyltransferase, producing the protein MSDKVIEIFKEVEALLEGHFLLSSGKHSNRYVQCAKLLQYPDKAAEVLKIAVEKIKDLGIDLVVGPAMGGVVVSYELGRQLGKPAIFTERENGEMTLRRGFKVEPGQKVIIAEDVVTTGKSSLETIKVIEEAGGEVVGIACLVDRQSSNIDYPIYSCIQLNIESFDKEDCPLCKEGKIEVVKPGSRQIKA; encoded by the coding sequence ATGAGCGATAAAGTAATAGAAATATTTAAAGAGGTAGAAGCATTATTAGAGGGACATTTTTTACTATCATCAGGAAAGCACAGCAATAGATACGTTCAATGTGCGAAGTTATTACAATATCCGGATAAAGCGGCGGAAGTACTTAAAATAGCAGTAGAAAAAATAAAAGACCTAGGTATAGATCTAGTGGTAGGACCAGCTATGGGTGGAGTAGTAGTATCTTATGAACTAGGAAGACAACTTGGAAAACCAGCTATATTCACTGAAAGAGAAAATGGAGAAATGACTTTAAGAAGAGGGTTCAAAGTGGAACCTGGACAAAAAGTTATAATAGCAGAAGATGTTGTAACTACAGGAAAATCATCTCTTGAAACTATAAAAGTAATAGAAGAAGCAGGCGGAGAAGTAGTAGGAATAGCTTGTTTAGTAGATAGACAAAGCTCAAACATAGACTATCCAATATACAGCTGTATTCAACTAAACATAGAAAGCTTCGATAAAGAAGACTGTCCTCTATGTAAAGAAGGAAAAATAGAAGTAGTAAAACCAGGAAGCAGACAAATAAAAGCATAG
- a CDS encoding CatA-like O-acetyltransferase yields the protein MEEYKVVDLKKFSRSEYYEYFMAVGTTFEMTVKIDVTKAVKKCKGEALSFYSYSIFNLTKAVNTIQNFKYDILNGQLIEWDKIIPTFTNFNQETKMFYTLWLDDMPDYQTFDKQFKKTVQTYSSSTGISPMVEIPSNVFNISSIPWTHFEQFSSNTSKIDDNLKPMITTGKYEEIDSKLLLPVTIKVHHATVDGYHVAMFFEQFQKEMNA from the coding sequence ATGGAAGAGTATAAAGTAGTTGATTTAAAAAAATTCTCACGTTCGGAATATTATGAATATTTCATGGCAGTAGGTACTACCTTTGAGATGACTGTAAAAATTGATGTAACAAAAGCAGTCAAAAAGTGTAAAGGGGAAGCTTTGAGCTTTTATTCTTATTCAATTTTTAATTTAACAAAGGCAGTGAATACAATTCAAAACTTTAAATATGATATATTAAATGGTCAATTAATTGAATGGGATAAAATTATTCCTACATTTACAAACTTTAATCAAGAGACTAAGATGTTCTATACATTGTGGCTCGATGATATGCCAGATTATCAAACATTCGATAAACAATTTAAGAAAACAGTCCAAACTTACTCATCATCAACTGGTATTTCACCAATGGTAGAAATCCCTAGTAATGTATTTAATATTTCTTCTATTCCTTGGACTCACTTTGAGCAATTTTCATCAAATACGAGTAAAATAGATGACAATTTAAAGCCAATGATTACAACTGGAAAATACGAAGAAATTGATTCAAAGTTATTGTTGCCTGTCACTATTAAGGTTCATCACGCTACAGTAGATGGCTATCATGTAGCTATGTTTTTTGAGCAGTTCCAAAAAGAAATGAATGCGTAA
- a CDS encoding methyltransferase codes for MRELKISDMIQKLRKSKKLTQSQLAECVGVSIAAVSKWENGLSYPDITLLPSLAAIFEVSIDKLFSYNLNSDGSDIITRIKKNFEEEAKEYDSRILKLIPCYEQMINAMISVIPFDKDTSINVIDIGAGTGNVSKAIKDRFKNSKITCLDISKNMIGVAKLKLKGYSDVKYEIEDFYSYSFKEKYDVVISSLSLHHLSTDNDKKNFYKKIYDFLYDEGVFYNLDLVLGSSDIIQNLYISQWKEFMYKSISNEEIDNKLMRKYYEEDNPSKLIDQIHWLENIGFKNVDIIFKYFNYAIYGGMK; via the coding sequence ATGAGAGAATTAAAAATAAGTGATATGATCCAAAAATTAAGAAAGTCAAAAAAACTTACGCAAAGTCAGCTAGCAGAATGCGTAGGAGTATCTATTGCAGCAGTATCAAAGTGGGAAAATGGATTATCTTATCCCGATATTACTTTATTACCAAGCTTAGCAGCTATTTTTGAAGTGTCTATAGATAAGTTATTTAGTTACAACTTAAATAGTGATGGAAGTGATATTATTACAAGAATTAAGAAAAATTTTGAAGAGGAAGCCAAGGAGTATGATAGTAGAATACTAAAATTAATACCATGCTATGAACAGATGATAAACGCTATGATATCTGTAATACCATTTGATAAAGATACTAGCATAAATGTTATAGATATTGGAGCTGGAACAGGAAACGTATCTAAGGCGATAAAAGACAGATTTAAAAATTCCAAAATAACTTGTCTTGATATTTCTAAAAATATGATTGGAGTGGCTAAGTTAAAATTAAAGGGATATAGTGATGTGAAGTATGAAATAGAAGACTTTTACTCATATAGTTTTAAAGAAAAATATGATGTAGTTATATCATCACTTTCACTTCACCACTTGTCTACAGACAATGATAAAAAGAATTTCTATAAGAAAATATATGATTTTCTATATGATGAAGGTGTATTTTATAATTTAGATCTTGTTCTGGGAAGTAGTGATATAATACAGAACTTATATATTTCTCAGTGGAAAGAATTTATGTATAAATCTATAAGTAATGAAGAAATAGATAATAAGTTAATGAGAAAATATTATGAAGAAGATAATCCTTCAAAATTAATAGATCAAATTCATTGGCTGGAGAATATAGGATTTAAAAACGTAGATATAATCTTCAAATACTTTAATTATGCTATTTATGGAGGTATGAAGTAA